A region of Thiofilum sp. DNA encodes the following proteins:
- a CDS encoding methyltransferase has protein sequence MATTKEYLNEIRQDIRFEAELCGHPLKFLSTWGIFSPREIDSGTDLLLKYLKVNPSDHCFDLGCGYGPIGLAMAKMAPQGQVLMVDKDFMAVEYSNKNAQLNKITNAKAILSNGFQHIPADSKFDVVVSNVPAKVGKEMMTIMLYDALHFMKPGGRIYLVTINGLRDYMKRNLQEVFGNYDKLKQGKDYTVSYAEKLK, from the coding sequence TCTGTGGTCATCCGCTCAAGTTTTTAAGCACTTGGGGTATTTTTTCTCCGCGTGAGATTGATTCCGGCACGGATTTATTATTGAAGTATTTAAAAGTGAATCCGAGCGACCATTGTTTTGATTTAGGGTGTGGGTATGGGCCGATTGGTTTAGCCATGGCTAAAATGGCTCCTCAAGGGCAAGTCTTAATGGTCGATAAGGATTTTATGGCGGTGGAGTATAGCAATAAAAATGCCCAACTCAATAAAATCACTAATGCTAAAGCGATATTAAGTAATGGTTTTCAGCACATACCCGCCGATTCTAAATTTGATGTGGTCGTATCTAATGTTCCGGCTAAAGTGGGTAAAGAAATGATGACCATTATGCTCTATGATGCCTTGCATTTTATGAAACCCGGTGGGCGTATTTATCTAGTGACTATCAATGGCTTACGTGATTATATGAAGCGTAATTTACAAGAAGTCTTTGGTAATTATGACAAGCTTAAACAGGGCAAAGACTATACCGTATCTTATGCTGAGAAGTTGAAATAA
- a CDS encoding carbonic anhydrase: MSDQPRNLTGLDALQRLKEGNDRFASNVRSLDVLLSHAQRGELAKGQNPFAIILGCSDSRVPAEMVFDQGFGSLFVIRVAGNIVAPSQIGSIEYAATRYNTRLVVVMGHTNCGAVNATIEELRNKQRSPSSNLMSIVQRIAPAVATLMDTPLNDDPEALIKHAVRANIRTATSHLRHGSAILEHLIANEGLLVVSAEYSLETGKVDFFDLDLNLGEKVANVERLMS; this comes from the coding sequence ATGTCAGATCAACCGAGAAATTTAACGGGTTTAGATGCATTACAACGTTTAAAAGAAGGCAATGACCGTTTTGCCAGTAATGTGCGTAGTCTGGATGTGTTATTAAGCCATGCTCAGCGCGGCGAACTCGCTAAAGGTCAAAATCCTTTTGCCATTATATTAGGCTGCTCTGACTCACGCGTACCCGCTGAAATGGTATTTGATCAGGGGTTTGGTTCCTTATTTGTGATTCGGGTAGCGGGTAATATCGTAGCACCTTCGCAAATTGGTAGTATTGAATACGCTGCAACACGCTATAACACCCGCCTAGTCGTAGTCATGGGGCATACGAATTGCGGTGCGGTCAATGCCACTATTGAAGAATTGCGTAATAAACAACGCTCACCCTCCAGCAATCTCATGTCTATTGTGCAGCGTATTGCCCCCGCTGTTGCCACTTTAATGGATACTCCTCTCAATGACGACCCTGAAGCACTCATTAAACACGCAGTACGCGCCAATATTCGTACAGCCACCAGTCACTTAAGGCATGGATCGGCTATTCTAGAACATCTAATTGCTAATGAAGGCTTATTAGTAGTCAGTGCTGAATACTCATTGGAAACCGGAAAAGTAGATTTCTTTGATCTGGATCTTAATTTAGGCGAAAAAGTCGCTAATGTAGAACGTTTAATGTCCTGA